One genomic segment of Impatiens glandulifera chromosome 6, dImpGla2.1, whole genome shotgun sequence includes these proteins:
- the LOC124942211 gene encoding common plant regulatory factor 1-like — MANSEELRSEKAPSPPVDQANLHAYPDWAAMQAYYGPRVAMPHFYGANVGSGQASHPYMWGHPQPMMPPYGPPYAAIYAHGGVYANPGSVPPGPAPNAENATKSSGNTEHSLRKKSKGAENGDNGGGANHTDSQSSETDKSTDGSNGNTDGECQIRKKIYCPEDGINGTSSGLVVKANNTPQPHPIMANETWLKNDRELKRQRRKQSNRESARRSRLRKQSEAEELAKRVDALIAENLSLKSEISRVTDNSKKLKFENAALLENMKSSSTGQRGDRNLNKSGGKRVPVSTENLLSRVDNSVPVRADA, encoded by the exons ATGGCAAATAGTGAAGAGCTTAGGTCTGAGAAAGCACCTTCACCGCCTGTG GATCAGGCCAATCTTCATGCATATCCTGATTGGGCTGCTATGCAG GCTTATTATGGTCCAAGGGTTGCTATGCCTCATTTTTATGGTGCAAATGTTGGTTCTGGTCAGGCATCTCATCCTTATATGTGGGGACATCCACAG CCTATGATGCCACCTTATGGTCCTCCTTATGCTGCAATTTATGCCCATGGAGGTGTTTATGCAAATCCTGGCAGTGTTCCTCCT GGTCCAGCTCCGAATGCTGAAAACGCTACAAAATCATCAGGAAACACAGAACATAGTTTGAGGAAGAAATCAAAAGGAGCTGAGAATGGTGATAATGGTGGAGGAGCTAACCATACAGATTCTCAGAG TTCGGAGACAGATAAATCAACTGATGGAAGTAATGGTAACACAGATGGG GAGTGTCAAAttcgtaaaaaaatatattgtccCGAAGATGGAATCAATGGAACTAGTTCTGGTTTGGTCGTAAAGGCTAATAATACTCCACAGCCTCATCCCATCATGGCAAATGAAACCTGGCTGAAA AACGATAGAGAGCTGAAAAGGCAGAGGAGGAAACAGTCAAACCGTGAATCTGCTAGAAGATCTAGATTGAGGAAACAG TCCGAGGCTGAGGAACTTGCGAAAAGAGTCGATGCTCTCATTGCTGAGAATCTCTCCCTTAAATCTGAAATCAGTCGCGTAACTGATAATTCTAAGAAGCTGAAGTTCGAAAATGCTGCACTACTG GAGAATATGAAAAGTTCTTCGACGGGGCAAAGAGGAGATAGGAATTTGAACAAGTCGGGTGGAAAACGAGTTCCTGTTAGCACGGAAAATCTTTTGTCGAGAGTTGACAATTCTGTCCCTGTGAGGGCAGATGCATAA
- the LOC124943918 gene encoding uncharacterized protein LOC124943918 has translation MTEKPTPVLQKPPGYFNQTAPSFKPPSRRPILPPTFHRRRRRSFFCCFLSILIIIIIIIIIAGGSFFYLWFQPHLPVFHLQSLKFPHFNFTIDGLDGPSLTIQAVVMIEIRNPNTVLNLNYNKMIVSLKIEKVDFGSVGSVLGFSQEKKNTTIVKFKVDSKNVLVSSETLVQLKERFRKKMLLVNVEVETSIGFGTEVWHFVPIEIKVLCDNGSSFNEIENDIVRGCNINLLNWYVF, from the coding sequence ATGACGGAAAAACCCACTCCTGTATTACAAAAACCACCCGGATACTTCAATCAAACCGCCCCTTCATTCAAACCACCTTCTCGCCGGCCAATTCTACCACCAACATTCCACCGCCGGCGCCGGCGATCCTTCTTTTGTTGTTTCTTGTCCATCCTtatcatcatcataatcataatcatcATCGCCGGCGGCAGCTTTTTCTATCTATGGTTTCAACCACATCTCCCTGTTTTTCATCTCCAATCATTAAAATTTCCTCATTTCAATTTCACAATCGACGGTTTAGACGGTCCTTCATTAACAATCCAAGCTGTTGTTATGATCGAGATAAGAAATCCCAACACTGTTTTAAATCTCAATTATAACAAAATGATTGTTTCTTTGAAAATTGAGAAAGTCGATTTTGGTTCGGTCGGTTCGGTTTTAGGGTTTTCTCAAGAGAAGAAAAACACGACGATTGTGAAGTTTAAGGTTGATTCGAAAAATGTGTTGGTTTCGAGTGAGACTTTGGTCCAGTTGAAGGAAAGGTTTCGAAAGAAGATGTTGTTGGTGAATGTTGAGGTCGAAACTTCGATTGGATTTGGGACCGAGGTGTGGCATTTTGTGCCGATTGAGATTAAAGTGTTATGCGATAACGGATCGAGTTTTAATGAGATCGAAAATGATATTGTTCGTGGTTGTAATATAAATCTCCTCAATTGGTATGTATTTTAA